One window of the Triticum dicoccoides isolate Atlit2015 ecotype Zavitan chromosome 3B, WEW_v2.0, whole genome shotgun sequence genome contains the following:
- the LOC119277873 gene encoding pentatricopeptide repeat-containing protein At3g02650, mitochondrial-like, which translates to MWRSRARALLLLRSSVPRSPPPQQNPLRSLARAPPPPPRLLSRFLSSSSPEALPDAPSSSAEALPDDPFAFPPGAISGSADPTEADEDNLAALWEEDAGDADDIFVSTASSDTADPEARDEEVARVRAVVESTPEDQIPTAIADMVVDFTEPLLAAILLSAENCSGKKLLLLFKTAGKNNPDVKSFGNLDIVASNVAESAEIDKMDAYMLWDLVKEMGSVPGSLSTPLLNKVLAMFWKLEKSKAALEVLDKFSEFGCTPDGDSYYLAIQAAGKKSMVGAAWGACEKMISSGCFPDEKKAGEIVTFFCKGKKLTEAHSVYLAAKEKKVQIPTSSLDFLVGALAKNDETVSLALELLEEYKGESLKHAGKSFAAVIHSLCRMKNVKDAKKLLMRMVNLGPAPGSAVFNFVITGLSKEGEMEDAKDMIRVMESRGLRPDVYTYSVIMSGYAKGGMIDEAHSLLREAKKIYRKLNRVSYHILIRGYCKMEEFGKALECLKEMKQDGVQPNVDEYNKLIQSLCLKAMDWRTAEKLLEEMEGSGLYLKGITRSLIAAVKELEMEEASKDSQEA; encoded by the coding sequence ATGTGGCGTTCGCGAGCTCGCGCTCTCCTCCTGCTCCGCTCGTCCGTCCCCAGATCGCCACCGCCGCAGCAAAATCCACTTCGGAGCCTGGCCCGAGCCCCACCCCCGCCACCACGCCTTCTCTCccgcttcctctcttcctcctccccggAGGCCCTGCCGGACGCCCCCTCCTCCTCTGCGGAGGCCCTCCCGGATGACCCCTTCGCCTTCCCGCCCGGCGCCATATCCGGATCGGCTGATCCCACCGAGGCCGACGAGGACAACCTGGCCGCGCTCTGGGAGGAGGATGCGGGCGACGCCGACGACATCTtcgtctccaccgcctcctccgacACCGCCGATCCCGAAGCCAGGGACGAGGAGGTCGCCCGCGTCCGCGCCGTCGTGGAGTCCACCCCGGAGGACCAGATCCCCACCGCCATCGCCGACATGGTCGTTGACTTCACCGAGCCGCTCCTAGCGGCCATCCTCCTCTCCGCCGAGAACTGCTCTGGTAAAAAGCTACTCCTCTTGTTCAAGACTGCCGGGAAGAACAAccctgatgtcaagagctttggcaatCTTGACATCGTCGCGAGCAATGTTGCTGAATCCGCCGAGATTGACAAGATGGATGCGTACATGCTCTGGGATTTGGTGAAGGAAATGGGCAGTGTGCCAGGATCATTGAGCACCCCACTGCTGAACAAAGTGCTAGCAATGTTCTGGAAGCTTGAGAAATCGAAGGCGGCGCTAGAGGTGCTTGACAAGTTCAGTGAGTTTGGCTGTACTCCGGACGGCGACAGTTATTATCTGGCGATTCAAGCGGCTGGAAAGAAGTCCATGGTTGGTGCTGCATGGGGAGCTTGCGAGAAGATGATTAGCTCCGGGTGCTTCCCTGATGAGAAGAAGGCCGGTGAGATTGTGACCTTCTTTTGCAAGGGGAAGAAGTTGACGGAGGCACATTCAGTATACCTAGCAGCGAAGGAGAAGAAGGTTCAGATTCCTACGTCATCCTTGGATTTCCTTGTTGGTGCTTTGGCGAAGAATGACGAGACCGTCAGTTTGGCTCTGGAGCTGCTGGAGGAATACAAAGGAGAGTCTCTTAAGCATGCAGGCAAGTCCTTTGCTGCCGTTATACATAGTTTGTGCAGGATGAAGAATGTGAAGGATGCAAAGAAGCTGTTGATGAGGATGGTGAATCTTGGCCCAGCTCCTGGTAGTGCAGTGTTCAACTTTGTCATCACAGGATTGTCTAAAGAGGGAGAAATGGAGGACGCAAAGGATATGATTAGGGTGATGGAGAGCCGAGGGCTGCGCCCTGATGTTTATACATACAGTGTGATCATGAGTGGCTATGCAAAGGGGGGCATGATTGATGAAGCCCATTCTCTACTTCGCGAAGCTAAGAAGATCTATCGAAAACTAAACAGGGTTTCTTATCACATACTGATCCGTGgttactgcaagatggaggagtttGGCAAGGCCCTGGAGTGCCTAAAGGAGATGAAGCAGGACGGGGTGCAGCCAAATGTGGATGAGTACAACAAACTCATCCAGTCGTTATGTCTGAAGGCTATGGACTGGAGAACAGCTGAGAAGCTCCTGGAGGAAATGGAGGGCAGTGGACTATACCTTAAGGGCATTACCCGCAGCCTCATAGCAGCAGTCAAGGAGTTGGAAATGGAAGAGGCTTCAAAAGACAGCCAAGAAGCATAG